A part of Myxococcus fulvus genomic DNA contains:
- a CDS encoding PaaI family thioesterase gives MSDDFKLPEDKAGRMERCSLFYSDIVPHNHALGLKLVDVAPTEATVELPYADFLVGNPETGVIAGGPVTTLIDATCGTSVMLRLGRMTPMVTLDLRIDYLRPARPGVTLTAVAECYRTTRQVAFVRALVHQGDKNHPVASAQGTFMLTEE, from the coding sequence ATGTCGGACGACTTCAAGCTTCCCGAAGACAAGGCCGGGCGGATGGAGCGCTGCTCCCTGTTCTACTCGGACATCGTTCCCCACAACCACGCGCTGGGTCTGAAGCTCGTGGACGTGGCCCCTACCGAGGCCACCGTCGAGCTGCCCTACGCGGACTTCCTCGTCGGCAACCCGGAGACGGGCGTCATCGCCGGCGGTCCGGTGACGACGCTCATCGACGCGACGTGCGGCACCTCCGTCATGCTCCGGCTGGGCCGGATGACCCCCATGGTGACGTTGGATTTGCGCATCGACTACCTGCGCCCCGCGCGCCCCGGTGTCACCCTCACCGCCGTGGCCGAGTGCTACCGCACCACGCGCCAGGTCGCCTTCGTCCGCGCGCTGGTGCACCAGGGCGACAAGAACCACCCGGTGGCCTCCGCGCAGGGCACCTTCATGCTGACGGAGGAGTGA
- a CDS encoding DUF4142 domain-containing protein, producing the protein MKRWSGWMLVGSLVLGGAAGAQDDDDATQNGTGDSQGMIRMGESEAIDHGEDIQKLGDEQPGTGGSGQGDAQAAKWMKQGLLPVPTEEKAFLAELHHANQMEVQMGRLAQKNGASQAVKDFGARMEREHGQADENLLAYVKSKNLTLEERKADSTLAQAMQEAEHATMKKLEALQGTPFDRAYLADMVGDHDMDIAKVMAAQQQFASNTALKSLLDNLLPQLQQHRQAAYRLLGQETPRQARQAPRGAR; encoded by the coding sequence ATGAAGCGATGGAGCGGTTGGATGCTGGTCGGCTCGCTGGTGCTGGGCGGCGCCGCGGGCGCGCAGGATGACGACGACGCCACCCAGAATGGCACCGGTGACAGTCAGGGCATGATTCGCATGGGCGAATCGGAGGCCATCGACCACGGCGAGGACATCCAGAAGCTGGGGGACGAACAGCCCGGCACGGGTGGCTCGGGACAGGGTGACGCCCAGGCCGCGAAGTGGATGAAGCAGGGCCTGTTGCCCGTGCCCACCGAGGAGAAGGCATTCCTCGCGGAGCTGCACCACGCGAACCAGATGGAGGTCCAGATGGGACGGCTCGCCCAGAAGAACGGCGCGTCCCAGGCGGTGAAGGACTTCGGCGCGCGCATGGAGCGCGAGCACGGCCAGGCGGACGAGAACCTGCTGGCGTATGTGAAGTCGAAGAACCTCACGCTCGAGGAGCGCAAGGCGGACTCCACGCTCGCCCAGGCGATGCAGGAGGCCGAGCACGCGACGATGAAGAAGCTGGAGGCGCTCCAGGGCACCCCGTTCGACCGCGCGTACCTGGCCGACATGGTCGGGGACCACGACATGGACATCGCCAAGGTGATGGCCGCGCAGCAGCAGTTCGCGAGCAACACCGCGCTGAAGTCGCTGCTCGACAACCTGCTGCCCCAGCTCCAGCAACATCGTCAGGCCGCGTACCGGCTGCTCGGACAGGAGACGCCGCGTCAGGCGAGGCAGGCCCCTCGCGGCGCGCGCTGA
- a CDS encoding PaaI family thioesterase, translating into MSDPKPSAIAELVLEVRKTREYSRLTDAIPYTRFMGIGVENLAGEMMCRMRYQPMLIGNSFLPALHGGTLGALLESASIFELLLKTETPRVPKVISLTVDFLRSGKPQDTFARAIITRQGRRVANVRVDAWQDDRTRPIASAHALFLLAEP; encoded by the coding sequence ATGAGTGACCCCAAGCCCTCCGCCATCGCCGAGCTGGTCCTCGAGGTGCGCAAGACGCGCGAGTACAGCCGCCTCACCGACGCCATCCCCTACACGCGCTTCATGGGCATCGGCGTGGAGAACCTGGCCGGCGAGATGATGTGCCGCATGCGCTACCAGCCCATGCTCATCGGCAACAGCTTCCTGCCCGCGCTGCACGGCGGCACCCTGGGCGCGCTGCTCGAGTCCGCCTCCATCTTCGAGCTGCTCTTGAAGACGGAGACGCCGCGCGTGCCCAAGGTCATCTCGCTCACGGTGGACTTCCTGCGCTCGGGCAAGCCGCAGGACACCTTCGCGCGCGCCATCATCACCCGACAGGGCCGCCGCGTGGCCAACGTGCGCGTCGACGCCTGGCAGGACGACCGCACCCGCCCCATCGCCAGCGCGCACGCCCTGTTCCTGCTCGCCGAGCCCTGA